In Haliotis asinina isolate JCU_RB_2024 chromosome 16, JCU_Hal_asi_v2, whole genome shotgun sequence, the following are encoded in one genomic region:
- the LOC137268427 gene encoding ependymin-related protein 2-like — MILQVVLLLACLSGAIASTSACCPPSRFNAFQYVTIVNSTTRIRGLYYMVYDGPNERYLLTGDRLNNLYDTTKVIYDYKKGIAYNIDVQKRSCTTFPLHGKFEDQESVCVPRDAVYTGRSAYGFDQGALDSWSYEYNKTHPDGRHQNIETTVTKEDCIPIITTTISTDAAGGNSLHILGYNDFYPGIRDISMLEIPSYCRA; from the exons ATGATCCTACAAGTAGTACTACTCCTCGCTTGTCTGTCTGGTGCCATTGCCAGCACCAGTGCCTGTTGTCCTCCATCCCGTTTCAACGCATTCCAGTACGTCACCATTGTCAACTCTACGACAAGAATACGT GGCTTGTACTACATGGTCTACGACGGTCCCAACGAACGATACCTCCTCACCGGCGACCGCCTAAATAATTTATATGACACCACCAAAGTAATCTACGACTACAAGAAG gGAATTGCTTACAACATAGACGTGCAGAAACGCTCTTGTACAACATTCCCCCTTCATGGAAAATTCGAGGATCAGGAGAGCGTTTGTGTTCCAC GCGACGCTGTGTACACCGGCCGCTCAGCCTACGGCTTCGATCAGGGCGCGCTGGATTCATGGTCATATGAATATAACAAGACCCACCCCGACGGGAGGCACCAGAATATCGAGACAACTGTGACGAAGGAAGACTGCATACCAATAATCACCACAACGATCTCAACAGACGCAGCAG GAGGAAACTCTCTTCACATACTCGGATACAACGACTTCTATCCAGGCATCAGAGATATCAGCATGTTGGAAATTCCGTCATACTGCCGTGCCTGA